The following proteins come from a genomic window of Maribacter sp. HTCC2170:
- a CDS encoding thioredoxin family protein, which translates to MTHNKLIVHILTFLFGVFSISQLVAQNDEKVNWITFEELDDSLAIKPKKVFINFYADWCTPCHKMDQSTYKNTEVITTLNKEYYAVRMNVETNDTINFGNKTYINKNKNRPNPLHQIPLLMAARKDKAFSLPAIVLLNEKFEATARYFQYMDSSQLLSIL; encoded by the coding sequence ATGACCCATAACAAGTTGATTGTTCACATATTGACATTCCTCTTTGGGGTTTTTTCCATTAGTCAGCTTGTGGCTCAAAATGACGAAAAAGTTAATTGGATAACATTTGAGGAATTGGACGATTCGTTGGCAATTAAACCCAAGAAGGTTTTCATAAATTTTTATGCCGATTGGTGTACCCCATGTCATAAAATGGATCAAAGCACCTATAAAAACACTGAAGTAATAACAACATTGAACAAGGAATACTATGCTGTTAGAATGAACGTAGAGACCAATGACACTATCAATTTTGGAAACAAGACATACATAAATAAGAACAAGAACAGACCAAATCCGTTACATCAGATTCCTTTATTAATGGCCGCTCGAAAAGATAAAGCATTTTCTTTGCCAGCTATTGTACTCTTAAATGAAAAATTTGAAGCCACAGCCCGTTATTTTCAATATATGGATTCAAGTCAGTTATTATCCATACTATAG
- a CDS encoding TonB-dependent receptor, which yields MKNLFSIFIISILESVFWNANAQTGNISGSITDNGSALAFATVQLKSKTINFGGITEENGNYAFIDVPFGEYTFRVSAIGYKTVFKKIDFKSEKLKININLETDILNLEQVVVTGTRTDKRRVDSPVIVNLINSETLDKVVATNLSEGLRFQPGLRVETDCQTCNYTQLRMNGLQGGYSQILINGRPIFSPLTGLYGLEQIPVNMIERIEVVRGGVSALYGSSAIGGTVNVLTKIPKKNDYNISYSYQNTKGSSDNIILGNATIVNEEGNAGATLFVNNRSREAYDDNDDNFSELPLLRNNSFGANMFFLPSENEKLDASFSSLNEYRYGGELIDNAAHTAQQAEERTHNVLMGNLDYQLNFNENQNSLIFYYGWQNTKRDHYTGIQPDNPEELTAFLANAPYGTSNVTTHQGGTQYNHRFNEFLNGSLVLTSGLEYVYDDVLDVISAYNYKIDQTTRNFAGFLQNDWDITPKLNFLSGFRIDKHNFVDNAVVSPRLSLLYKPNNTTQYRIGWGTGFRAPQAFDTDLHIAFAAGGISRISLSNDLKEERSNSLTTSINFDKATEHFIAGFTLEGFYTKLNDAFYLEPIGSDTFGERFEKRNGSGATVKGFTFEARSNFDYILSLDAGFTYQSSTYDKAVENIEGLPLKKEFLRTPNVYGFANLNYTPTKSFSASANVVHTGSMDLVHFGGVNTGQTIDVYTKTQTFTNISLRIGYTFKMKKVSSGIELFGGVKNITNAYQNDFDLGKNRDSNYIYGPNSPRTIFTGVRLKSL from the coding sequence ATGAAAAACCTGTTTTCGATATTTATTATTTCAATTCTAGAAAGTGTTTTTTGGAACGCGAACGCACAAACTGGAAACATAAGTGGCTCAATAACAGATAATGGTAGTGCACTAGCATTTGCGACAGTGCAACTTAAAAGTAAAACCATAAATTTTGGAGGAATCACTGAGGAAAATGGAAATTACGCTTTTATTGATGTTCCTTTTGGGGAATACACCTTTAGGGTAAGTGCTATTGGATATAAGACAGTATTTAAAAAGATTGACTTTAAATCCGAAAAGTTGAAAATCAATATCAATTTAGAAACCGACATCCTAAATCTGGAACAAGTCGTTGTAACTGGGACCCGGACAGATAAGCGTAGAGTAGATTCTCCTGTGATTGTTAACTTAATAAATAGTGAAACATTAGATAAGGTAGTGGCAACAAACCTTTCTGAAGGTCTACGTTTTCAACCGGGACTTCGAGTTGAAACAGATTGCCAAACTTGTAATTATACGCAATTACGAATGAACGGACTTCAAGGCGGGTATTCTCAAATTCTAATTAACGGACGACCAATTTTTAGCCCTCTCACAGGTTTATATGGCCTTGAACAAATACCTGTAAATATGATAGAGCGTATTGAAGTGGTACGCGGCGGTGTCTCAGCACTATATGGCTCAAGTGCGATTGGCGGCACCGTGAATGTTCTGACCAAAATTCCTAAAAAAAATGACTATAATATTTCTTATTCATATCAAAATACCAAGGGCAGTAGCGATAATATTATTCTTGGGAACGCCACAATAGTCAATGAAGAAGGGAATGCAGGAGCCACATTATTTGTGAACAATAGAAGTAGAGAGGCTTATGATGACAATGATGACAATTTTTCTGAATTACCACTTTTAAGAAATAACTCTTTTGGCGCAAATATGTTCTTTCTACCTTCAGAAAATGAAAAATTAGATGCCAGCTTCAGTAGTCTAAATGAATATAGATATGGTGGGGAACTAATAGATAACGCAGCTCACACAGCACAGCAAGCAGAAGAACGTACACACAATGTATTAATGGGAAATTTGGATTACCAATTGAACTTCAATGAAAACCAAAATTCTTTGATTTTTTATTATGGCTGGCAAAATACCAAGAGGGATCATTACACAGGCATACAGCCTGATAACCCTGAAGAATTGACCGCCTTTCTGGCAAATGCCCCTTACGGCACCTCCAATGTCACAACCCATCAAGGTGGAACACAGTACAACCATAGATTCAATGAGTTTCTAAATGGCTCTTTAGTACTTACCTCTGGTTTAGAATATGTCTATGATGATGTTCTTGATGTGATATCGGCATACAATTATAAAATTGATCAGACAACCAGGAACTTTGCAGGTTTTCTCCAAAATGATTGGGATATCACCCCCAAATTAAATTTCCTCTCTGGTTTCCGAATAGATAAGCACAATTTTGTGGACAATGCCGTAGTAAGCCCACGACTATCCTTACTTTATAAGCCTAATAACACCACCCAATATAGAATTGGTTGGGGAACTGGATTTAGGGCCCCACAAGCTTTTGATACCGACCTTCATATTGCTTTTGCCGCTGGTGGAATATCTAGAATTTCTTTGAGTAATGATTTAAAGGAAGAGCGGTCAAACAGTCTAACGACTTCGATCAATTTTGATAAAGCTACCGAACATTTCATAGCAGGGTTTACATTGGAAGGGTTCTACACCAAACTCAACGATGCTTTTTATTTAGAGCCAATAGGTAGTGATACTTTTGGTGAACGCTTTGAGAAAAGAAATGGAAGTGGCGCTACTGTAAAAGGATTTACTTTCGAGGCCAGGAGCAACTTCGACTACATTCTTTCCTTAGATGCAGGATTCACTTATCAATCAAGTACTTATGACAAAGCTGTTGAAAATATTGAAGGATTACCCTTAAAAAAAGAATTTCTTAGAACCCCCAATGTCTATGGTTTTGCCAATTTAAACTATACCCCCACCAAAAGTTTTAGTGCAAGCGCAAATGTAGTGCATACTGGTAGTATGGATCTTGTTCATTTTGGAGGTGTGAATACTGGGCAAACAATTGATGTTTATACTAAAACACAAACTTTTACTAATATAAGCCTTCGTATTGGCTATACATTCAAAATGAAAAAGGTAAGTAGTGGTATTGAACTTTTTGGCGGTGTCAAAAACATTACCAATGCTTATCAAAATGATTTTGATTTAGGTAAAAACCGAGATAGCAATTATATATATGGACCAAATTCTCCTAGGACAATTTTCACTGGGGTACGATTAAAATCATTATAA
- a CDS encoding GntR family transcriptional regulator encodes MPVVQRIVRLKQNDSLSKHEHLVQGVIEAIDDNVLPIGHQLPSINNMVDEIGYARKTIFRAYEELKDRGLIESRKLKGYFVISQETNVTKRLALLLFAFQSFQEEFYNTFREEMGNRFQIDVFFHHNNVAIFKTILANIQGKYGMYVIAPIQHSSIKSLLKTIEPKKLLLVDRYLDLGVEYSFIAQEFEEAIYLSLVKLLPAITKYKKFILILNKDTDHSPPSIRRAFERFLVDYKIEGKVKNKYKLGSVKKDNLYFILSDTFLWDVLRDCEQKNYKIGQNIGILSQDDNVAKEIVFGGITTISTDFKEMARLTAQHVKFGDYTQIIIPTKLIKRNSL; translated from the coding sequence ATGCCCGTAGTTCAACGAATAGTAAGATTAAAGCAAAACGATAGCCTTTCCAAGCATGAACATCTGGTTCAAGGAGTTATTGAAGCTATTGATGATAATGTTTTACCAATTGGGCATCAATTACCTTCGATAAATAATATGGTTGATGAAATTGGTTATGCCAGAAAAACCATTTTCAGGGCTTATGAGGAGTTAAAGGATAGAGGGCTAATTGAGTCTAGAAAGTTAAAGGGTTATTTTGTAATTAGCCAAGAAACCAATGTGACCAAAAGATTGGCCTTACTATTGTTTGCCTTTCAAAGCTTCCAAGAAGAGTTTTACAATACGTTTAGGGAAGAGATGGGGAATCGTTTTCAAATAGACGTTTTTTTCCATCATAATAATGTAGCCATATTCAAAACAATCCTTGCCAACATCCAAGGCAAATATGGCATGTATGTTATTGCCCCTATTCAGCATTCAAGTATAAAATCATTACTCAAGACTATTGAACCAAAAAAACTATTGTTAGTAGATAGGTATTTAGATTTAGGTGTTGAATATTCATTTATCGCCCAAGAATTTGAAGAGGCTATTTATTTATCATTGGTAAAACTACTTCCGGCAATTACAAAGTATAAAAAGTTTATTTTAATACTAAATAAAGATACGGATCATTCACCTCCTAGTATTCGAAGGGCGTTCGAAAGATTTTTAGTTGATTATAAAATCGAAGGAAAGGTAAAGAACAAGTATAAGTTGGGCTCGGTAAAAAAAGATAACTTATATTTTATTTTGAGTGATACCTTTTTATGGGATGTTTTACGTGACTGCGAGCAGAAGAATTATAAAATCGGACAAAATATTGGAATACTTTCTCAGGATGATAATGTCGCCAAGGAAATTGTCTTTGGTGGTATTACTACAATTTCAACTGATTTTAAGGAAATGGCAAGATTAACAGCCCAACATGTAAAATTTGGTGATTACACCCAAATAATAATTCCTACGAAGTTAATAAAACGTAATTCTCTTTAA
- a CDS encoding ZIP family metal transporter, producing MQEIIDYFESINPILAALYATIFTWGLTAAGAALVFFFKGMNRAVLDGMLGFTGGVMVAASFWSLLAPGIEMSPGEGFVKVIPAAVGFSLGALFLFGLDKVLPHLHINFKESEKEGIKTPWHRTTLLTLAITLHNIPEGLAVGVLFGGVAAGFDGASIGGAVALALGIGLQNFPEGFAVAMPLRRQGLSRTKSFMFGQASAIVEPFAAVLGAWAVMTFEPILPYALSFAAGAMIFVVVEEVIPETQQDKYTDIATLGFIGGFIIMMTLDVGLG from the coding sequence ATGCAAGAAATAATAGATTATTTTGAATCGATCAATCCTATTTTAGCGGCTTTATACGCGACTATTTTCACATGGGGATTAACTGCTGCAGGGGCAGCGCTAGTGTTTTTCTTTAAAGGAATGAACCGAGCAGTTTTGGACGGTATGTTGGGTTTTACAGGAGGGGTTATGGTAGCGGCGAGTTTTTGGAGTCTTTTAGCCCCAGGAATAGAAATGAGCCCAGGAGAAGGATTCGTGAAGGTGATTCCAGCAGCTGTAGGTTTTTCTCTGGGAGCTTTGTTCTTATTTGGTTTGGATAAGGTTTTACCACATTTACATATTAATTTTAAAGAAAGTGAAAAAGAAGGTATTAAAACACCTTGGCATAGGACTACCCTTTTAACATTGGCCATTACCTTGCACAACATACCTGAAGGATTAGCGGTTGGAGTACTTTTTGGTGGAGTTGCCGCCGGTTTTGATGGCGCGAGTATTGGAGGAGCAGTGGCCCTAGCATTGGGAATTGGTCTACAAAACTTTCCTGAGGGATTTGCAGTGGCAATGCCACTAAGACGACAGGGCCTTTCCAGAACAAAAAGTTTTATGTTTGGTCAGGCCTCGGCAATAGTTGAACCTTTTGCTGCAGTATTAGGAGCATGGGCAGTAATGACATTTGAACCAATATTGCCATATGCGCTTTCATTTGCAGCAGGAGCCATGATTTTTGTCGTAGTTGAAGAGGTAATACCGGAAACGCAGCAAGATAAGTATACTGATATTGCAACCTTAGGATTCATTGGCGGGTTTATAATTATGATGACTCTAGATGTTGGTTTAGGGTGA
- a CDS encoding metal-dependent transcriptional regulator: MTLSEEDYIKAIYHLGKIKADSVSTNAIAKKMETKPSSVSDMLQKLSDKGLVNYKKYKGVTLTEAGVVTALNLVRKHRLWEVFLVEKLGFTWDEVHEVAEQLEHIKSEKLIDGLDQLLKFPKYDPHGDPIPTKEGELIIQKKKLLSNLAIGESGTCIGVRDSSAKFLNYLDKHNIALGKNISVVDREEFDGSVAILLESKEINISNQIASNLYVKLIP, translated from the coding sequence ATGACCCTATCTGAGGAAGATTACATTAAGGCCATTTATCATTTAGGTAAAATAAAAGCGGATTCAGTAAGCACAAATGCGATTGCCAAAAAGATGGAAACTAAACCATCTTCTGTTTCAGATATGCTTCAAAAGTTATCGGACAAAGGGTTGGTCAACTATAAAAAATATAAAGGCGTTACCCTTACAGAGGCAGGAGTCGTTACTGCCTTAAATCTTGTACGCAAGCACCGTCTTTGGGAGGTTTTTCTAGTGGAGAAATTAGGTTTTACCTGGGATGAGGTACATGAAGTTGCTGAGCAATTGGAGCATATAAAAAGTGAGAAATTGATCGATGGGTTAGATCAATTGTTGAAATTTCCAAAGTATGATCCCCATGGGGATCCAATTCCTACAAAAGAAGGGGAACTAATAATTCAGAAAAAAAAGTTATTAAGTAATTTGGCAATTGGTGAAAGTGGTACATGTATTGGTGTTCGGGATTCATCAGCAAAATTCCTTAATTATTTAGATAAACATAATATTGCTTTAGGAAAAAACATAAGCGTTGTTGATCGCGAGGAGTTTGATGGCTCTGTGGCTATTCTCCTTGAGTCAAAAGAAATCAATATATCAAACCAAATAGCATCAAATTTGTATGTTAAGTTAATACCATAA